A window of Clostridium sp. 'White wine YQ' contains these coding sequences:
- a CDS encoding type II secretion system F family protein, translating to MKRSKAHRIDNLTLSYIAESLGNTINCGIPIDEAFEMIKLNLKNKYHKEAITLVRDKVREGYSISKAMGGLNIFPVIFKEMILIGENTGKLQETLDSLGNFYKNLHTIKKKIVNALIYPMILISLIILISVIMFIYLLPQFIDMYSSLEIVPKGICKMIFDLRKSFDKMPVVSCINVVCYGVLIPYILCFKIFNTRIMKIIGKFKFFNQFIEFYIIQVFYLIFQSGVNVQNALYQFGNEVNIPVVKEKVLYIYENLIQGKALSLVLDEMSCISLYTISFVKVGEETGTLSERLKSLAEEKEKQITYKTDSITTIIEPTIILILSTVIISMFIIFLLPIYDGVKL from the coding sequence TTGAAGCGTAGTAAAGCACATAGAATTGATAATCTAACATTAAGTTATATAGCTGAATCCTTAGGAAACACAATAAATTGTGGCATACCAATAGATGAAGCATTTGAAATGATTAAGCTTAATTTGAAAAATAAATATCATAAGGAAGCAATTACTTTAGTTAGAGATAAGGTAAGAGAAGGGTATAGCATTTCTAAAGCAATGGGAGGCTTAAATATCTTCCCTGTAATATTTAAAGAAATGATATTGATAGGTGAGAATACTGGTAAGCTACAAGAAACTCTTGATTCTCTAGGAAACTTTTATAAAAATTTACACACAATTAAGAAAAAAATAGTTAATGCACTTATTTATCCTATGATACTAATTTCGTTAATTATATTAATTTCAGTGATAATGTTCATTTATTTACTACCGCAATTTATTGATATGTATTCTTCACTAGAAATTGTTCCCAAGGGTATTTGTAAGATGATTTTCGATTTGAGAAAAAGCTTCGATAAAATGCCCGTCGTTAGCTGCATTAATGTAGTTTGTTATGGAGTATTAATTCCATATATTTTGTGTTTTAAGATTTTTAATACCAGAATTATGAAGATCATTGGAAAATTTAAATTCTTTAATCAATTTATTGAATTTTATATTATTCAAGTTTTTTATTTGATATTTCAAAGTGGAGTTAATGTCCAAAATGCACTTTATCAGTTTGGAAACGAGGTTAATATTCCAGTTGTAAAGGAAAAAGTACTATATATTTATGAAAACTTAATCCAAGGTAAAGCTTTAAGTTTAGTTCTTGATGAAATGAGCTGTATATCATTATATACAATTTCCTTTGTAAAAGTTGGCGAAGAAACTGGAACATTAAGTGAAAGACTAAAATCATTAGCTGAAGAAAAAGAAAAACAAATAACATATAAAACAGATAGCATAACAACTATAATTGAACCGACAATTATTTTAATTTTAAGCACAGTAATTATTTCTATGTTTATTATTTTTTTACTACCAATATATGATGGAGTTAAGTTGTGA
- a CDS encoding type II secretion system protein: MRKRGFTLIELLCSVAILVVIISTIFVFIKPLVKIINEDKIDEIKVFTEDSICFGKLKSKYTNQYIKVAFSDKRINIYDKKGLLIKKYQLPNGYVYKYSNGKNIFLLDPNGEANISTTISVKKGKLEKDVLSITAGSEYINVK; this comes from the coding sequence GTGAGGAAAAGAGGATTTACATTAATCGAATTACTTTGTTCGGTTGCAATACTTGTGGTAATTATAAGTACAATTTTTGTTTTTATAAAACCTTTAGTAAAAATAATAAATGAAGATAAAATAGATGAAATAAAAGTATTTACAGAGGATAGTATTTGTTTTGGAAAACTAAAGAGTAAGTATACAAATCAATATATTAAAGTAGCTTTTTCAGATAAAAGAATAAATATATATGATAAAAAAGGATTGTTAATTAAAAAATATCAATTGCCAAATGGTTATGTATATAAGTATTCAAATGGTAAGAACATATTTTTACTTGATCCTAATGGAGAAGCCAATATATCAACTACAATTTCAGTCAAAAAAGGGAAGCTAGAGAAAGATGTATTATCTATTACAGCAGGAAGCGAGTATATAAATGTTAAATAA